From Thalassotalea euphylliae, the proteins below share one genomic window:
- the nusA gene encoding transcription termination factor NusA yields MSKEVLLVVDAVSNEKAVPRESIFQAMETALETATKKKYEGDIEVRVCIDRKTGDFDTFRRWLIIDDAEQEMENPFAEISLAAAQFENPELNVGDYVEEQIESVKFDRITTQTAKQVIVQKVREAERALIVDAYQEQVGELITGVVKKANRDSVILDLGNNAEAIVYRDDMLPREVFRPGDRVRGLLYAIKPEARGAQLFVSRTKPEMLIELFRVEVPEIGEEMLEIKGAARDPGSRAKIAVKSNDKRIDPVGACVGMRGSRVQAVSGELGGERVDIVLFDDNPAQFVINAMAPAEVASIIVDEDKGTMDIAVEEGNLAMAIGRNGQNIRLASQLTGWELNVMTVDDMNAKHQAENDKVLNLFTEKLDIDDEFAGVLVDEGFTSLEEIAYVPVNELLEIDGMDEDIVNELRERAKGALTTQALASEESLEGAEPAEDLLALEGLDRHLAFVLASKGVVTLEDLAEQGVDDLVEIEELDETKAGELIMAARNICWFNEE; encoded by the coding sequence ATGAGTAAGGAAGTTTTACTGGTCGTAGATGCCGTATCGAACGAAAAAGCGGTACCTCGCGAGAGCATTTTCCAGGCGATGGAAACTGCGCTAGAAACTGCTACTAAGAAAAAGTACGAAGGCGATATTGAAGTACGTGTGTGCATCGATCGCAAAACTGGTGATTTTGACACCTTCCGTCGTTGGTTAATTATCGACGACGCTGAGCAAGAAATGGAAAATCCATTTGCTGAAATCAGCTTAGCGGCTGCTCAATTTGAAAACCCAGAATTGAACGTGGGTGACTACGTTGAAGAACAAATTGAATCCGTTAAGTTTGACCGCATTACGACACAAACCGCTAAGCAAGTGATTGTCCAAAAAGTACGTGAAGCTGAACGCGCATTAATCGTTGACGCCTACCAAGAACAAGTCGGTGAGCTAATCACTGGTGTTGTGAAAAAAGCGAACCGCGATAGTGTCATCTTAGATTTAGGCAACAACGCAGAAGCAATTGTGTATCGCGATGACATGCTACCACGCGAAGTGTTCCGTCCGGGCGACCGTGTGCGTGGTTTATTGTACGCCATCAAACCAGAAGCTCGTGGCGCACAATTATTTGTGAGCCGCACTAAGCCTGAAATGCTAATTGAGCTATTCCGCGTTGAAGTGCCAGAAATTGGCGAAGAAATGTTGGAAATCAAAGGTGCTGCACGTGATCCAGGTTCACGCGCGAAAATTGCCGTGAAAAGCAATGACAAGCGTATCGACCCTGTGGGTGCTTGTGTTGGTATGCGTGGCTCACGTGTACAAGCAGTATCAGGTGAGCTTGGTGGCGAACGTGTTGATATCGTATTGTTCGATGACAACCCAGCTCAGTTTGTTATCAATGCCATGGCACCAGCTGAAGTTGCCTCTATCATCGTTGATGAAGATAAAGGCACCATGGATATCGCGGTTGAAGAAGGCAACCTTGCAATGGCGATTGGTCGCAACGGTCAAAACATTCGTTTAGCAAGCCAGTTAACTGGTTGGGAACTAAACGTGATGACAGTTGACGACATGAACGCTAAGCACCAAGCGGAAAATGACAAAGTATTAAACCTATTCACTGAAAAACTAGACATCGACGACGAGTTCGCAGGTGTCTTAGTTGACGAAGGTTTCACATCGTTAGAAGAAATTGCCTACGTACCGGTGAATGAGTTACTAGAAATTGACGGTATGGACGAAGATATCGTTAACGAATTACGTGAGCGTGCGAAAGGTGCATTAACCACTCAGGCATTAGCGAGCGAAGAATCATTAGAAGGTGCTGAGCCTGCAGAAGACTTATTAGCACTTGAAGGTTTAGATCGTCACTTAGCATTTGTACTTGCAAGCAAGGGTGTAGTAACACTTGAAGACCTTGCAGAGCAAGGTGTTGATGATTTAGTAGAAATTGAAGAACTTGATGAAACCAAAGCAGGTGAGCTTATTATGGCTGCTCGTAACATCTGTTGGTTTAACGAAGAATAG
- the rimP gene encoding ribosome maturation factor RimP — MAKFEHKLTDMLRPAVEQLGKELLGVEFISAGKHSTLRLFIDHENGINVDDCAEVSRQVSAILDVEDPISTEYNLEVSSPGLDRPLFDVAHFEAVVGETVEVKLGLPLNGRRKFKGLLEAVEGETLVVIVDGETYELAHANVDKANLVPQF, encoded by the coding sequence TTGGCAAAATTCGAGCATAAGTTAACCGACATGCTACGCCCAGCTGTAGAGCAGCTTGGCAAAGAGCTTTTAGGTGTTGAATTTATTAGTGCGGGTAAGCACTCAACATTACGACTTTTTATTGATCACGAAAATGGCATCAATGTTGATGACTGTGCGGAAGTCAGTCGTCAAGTCAGTGCTATTTTGGACGTTGAAGATCCAATTAGTACTGAATATAACCTAGAAGTGTCGTCTCCAGGCTTAGACAGACCATTATTTGATGTTGCGCATTTTGAAGCGGTTGTCGGTGAAACTGTCGAAGTTAAATTGGGCTTGCCGTTAAATGGTCGTCGCAAATTTAAAGGGTTACTAGAGGCCGTTGAAGGAGAAACACTTGTTGTTATCGTTGACGGCGAAACGTATGAGTTAGCACACGCTAATGTCGACAAAGCCAATCTGGTCCCACAGTTTTAA
- a CDS encoding EAL domain-containing protein codes for MYSFSQLLARNILLGAVFVIISTALAVFFLADYTAQKHHQHQSTITAIAQQLSKNKELANILRKTQDYTQLAINTYKGEKIYSYTNPSPGFTFPMTQPPAQKVTLSTVDLTISYQLNTSKDSLFVIKLLFSLTGVIVLLVVLAAQMSVRKNGRFMSAINHQIKKDLSLLSSDDVEQHDDLIDIPELKAGIAEIKQLIERQVSNSSVLEQHAYTDHLTGLDNRNRFVQFYESLLAPESATKFGVLVTTRCSELQTVNQVHGYQEGDNYIKNVGNLIKSAVTAYRSGRLFKLSSSDFATILPNVTLKEAENFAQDLTQRFNEFQQSADLDSIAYTGLVYFDQTKPLGELLALVDTGISIAQTQHINAWYVQKDSEALKNADFNQGNQNWRQEIDNVIENQRISLLVQPIQPTTRNSKVYSEVLARFLNSNNEMLPTASFIAMAERLDKITAVDKLIIDTAINEIISKNLVEQSFGINVSSRSISDEHFLIWLERKLLREASIAPRIIFEITEFGLQQNIKTSKRFIDLVHRAGARITVERFGVGLTSFKFFRDLKPDFIKMDSTYTRDIDDDKNNQYFLRVMVDLAHRLSINVLAESVESQEEKHTLERLFIDGCQGFYIGKPKPI; via the coding sequence ATGTACTCATTTTCTCAATTGTTGGCGAGAAATATTCTGTTAGGTGCTGTATTTGTCATTATAAGTACTGCATTGGCGGTGTTTTTTTTGGCTGACTATACCGCGCAAAAGCATCATCAACACCAATCGACGATTACTGCGATTGCACAACAATTAAGCAAGAATAAAGAGTTAGCCAACATTCTTCGAAAAACTCAAGACTATACTCAGTTGGCAATAAACACCTATAAAGGTGAGAAAATATATAGCTACACTAACCCAAGTCCTGGGTTTACTTTTCCAATGACGCAGCCCCCGGCGCAAAAGGTCACCTTGAGCACAGTTGATTTAACCATTAGCTATCAGCTCAACACGTCAAAAGACTCGCTATTTGTCATCAAACTATTGTTTTCGTTAACTGGCGTAATTGTGCTTTTAGTTGTGCTAGCTGCGCAAATGAGCGTGCGCAAAAACGGGCGGTTTATGTCGGCGATAAATCATCAAATCAAAAAAGATCTGTCATTGCTTTCTTCAGATGATGTAGAGCAGCACGATGACTTAATTGACATACCTGAACTTAAAGCGGGCATTGCAGAAATTAAGCAACTGATTGAAAGACAAGTGAGTAACTCTTCCGTGCTAGAGCAACACGCCTACACCGATCACCTCACAGGCTTAGACAACCGCAATCGCTTTGTGCAATTTTACGAGTCATTACTTGCACCAGAAAGCGCCACCAAATTTGGTGTACTCGTAACCACTCGCTGTAGTGAACTACAAACCGTTAACCAAGTTCATGGCTACCAAGAAGGCGACAACTACATAAAGAATGTCGGAAACTTGATTAAAAGTGCTGTTACCGCCTATCGCTCTGGCCGTTTGTTTAAACTGAGTAGCTCTGATTTTGCCACTATATTGCCAAACGTGACGCTTAAAGAAGCAGAAAACTTTGCCCAGGATTTAACCCAACGCTTTAATGAATTTCAACAAAGTGCAGACCTCGATTCGATTGCCTATACGGGACTCGTTTATTTTGATCAGACTAAACCACTGGGCGAGTTGCTGGCACTAGTCGACACCGGCATTAGTATTGCGCAAACACAACACATTAACGCTTGGTATGTGCAAAAGGATTCTGAGGCGCTTAAAAACGCTGACTTTAATCAAGGCAACCAAAACTGGCGTCAAGAGATTGATAACGTTATCGAGAATCAACGCATCAGCCTTTTAGTGCAACCCATTCAGCCAACAACGCGCAATAGTAAGGTATATAGCGAAGTACTGGCGCGCTTTTTAAATTCCAATAATGAAATGCTGCCAACAGCTTCATTTATTGCCATGGCGGAAAGGCTCGACAAAATTACCGCTGTCGACAAGCTTATTATCGACACGGCCATCAACGAAATCATCTCGAAAAACCTTGTTGAACAAAGCTTTGGTATCAACGTAAGTTCACGCTCTATTAGCGATGAACATTTCTTGATCTGGCTTGAGCGAAAATTACTACGTGAAGCGAGTATTGCACCGCGTATTATTTTCGAAATCACCGAGTTTGGCTTACAGCAAAATATCAAAACCAGTAAACGCTTTATTGATTTAGTGCACAGAGCCGGTGCTCGTATTACGGTAGAGCGCTTTGGTGTTGGTTTAACCTCATTTAAGTTCTTCCGCGACTTAAAACCCGACTTTATCAAAATGGACAGCACGTACACCCGTGACATTGATGATGATAAAAACAATCAGTACTTCCTGCGCGTGATGGTTGATTTAGCCCATCGCTTGAGTATCAACGTACTCGCAGAGAGTGTTGAGAGTCAGGAAGAAAAGCACACACTAGAGCGCTTATTTATTGACGGTTGCCAAGGCTTTTATATAGGTAAACCCAAACCTATCTAA
- the rsxA gene encoding electron transport complex subunit RsxA, which produces MTDYLLLLIGTVLVNNFVLVQFLGLCPFMGVSSKTETAIGMSFATTFVMTLASMLSYLVHSYILAPLGLEFLQTMAFILVIAVVVQFTEMVVHKTSANLYRLLGIFLPLITTNCAVLGVALLNIKEQHNFLSSIVYGFGAAAGFSLVLIMFSAMREKLADADVPGPFKGSAIAMITAGLMSLAFMGFTGLVKF; this is translated from the coding sequence ATGACTGATTACCTGCTGTTGCTGATCGGCACAGTGTTAGTGAATAATTTTGTTTTAGTTCAGTTTTTGGGCTTGTGTCCGTTTATGGGGGTTTCTTCAAAAACAGAAACCGCTATTGGTATGTCGTTCGCAACCACGTTCGTAATGACATTGGCGTCAATGCTGAGTTACCTAGTTCACTCTTATATTCTCGCACCGCTTGGTCTAGAATTTTTGCAAACCATGGCGTTTATATTGGTTATCGCCGTGGTTGTGCAGTTTACCGAAATGGTAGTGCACAAAACCAGCGCCAACTTATATCGTTTGTTAGGGATATTTTTGCCCCTGATCACAACCAACTGCGCCGTGCTCGGTGTCGCCCTGCTTAATATTAAAGAACAGCACAACTTCCTATCCTCGATTGTCTACGGATTTGGTGCAGCTGCAGGCTTCTCACTCGTACTCATCATGTTCTCTGCGATGCGAGAAAAGCTCGCCGATGCCGATGTACCTGGGCCATTTAAAGGATCAGCTATCGCGATGATTACCGCAGGTTTAATGTCACTTGCCTTTATGGGCTTCACTGGTTTGGTGAAATTTTAA
- the rsxB gene encoding electron transport complex subunit RsxB, translating into MTAIIAILVLGVIAALFGALLGFASVKFKVEGDPLVEQLDALLPQTQCGQCGYPGCKPYAEAVANGEAINKCAPGGEDTIKKIADLMGVEPEPLDASHEHDNTPKVAFIIEEDCIGCTKCIQACPVDAIIGAAKQMHTIISDECTGCDLCVAPCPVDCIEMRPIAQTTKNWQWDLNAIPVVELKS; encoded by the coding sequence ATGACAGCGATAATTGCAATTTTAGTACTTGGGGTGATCGCTGCCCTATTCGGTGCGTTACTGGGCTTTGCCTCGGTAAAATTTAAAGTAGAAGGCGATCCGCTTGTCGAGCAGCTTGACGCGCTATTGCCCCAAACGCAATGTGGTCAATGTGGTTACCCCGGCTGTAAGCCCTATGCTGAAGCCGTCGCCAATGGCGAAGCCATCAATAAATGTGCGCCCGGCGGTGAAGATACCATTAAAAAAATCGCCGATTTAATGGGCGTAGAGCCAGAGCCACTAGATGCCAGCCACGAGCATGACAACACGCCAAAAGTCGCCTTTATTATTGAAGAAGACTGCATTGGCTGTACTAAATGTATTCAAGCATGTCCGGTCGATGCCATTATCGGGGCAGCCAAACAAATGCATACTATTATCAGCGACGAGTGCACTGGTTGTGACTTATGTGTCGCACCTTGCCCTGTTGATTGTATCGAAATGCGCCCTATCGCCCAAACAACAAAGAACTGGCAATGGGATCTAAACGCAATTCCCGTTGTAGAATTAAAGTCATAG
- the rsxC gene encoding electron transport complex subunit RsxC: MQNIISRIQNNQFWKFHGGVHPPEQKFLTADKPIKPLQLPELLIIPVQQHIGVPGDIQIKVGDHVLKGEPLTAPSSPMAVPIHAPTSGTIEKIALHVIAHPSGLSELCIFLKPDNLDSWRERHVCEDFTTLERTDIIQKIASAGISGMGGAGFPTHIKVDSKPHIDFLIINAAECEPYITADDLLMREQTATIVDGINILKHLLIPRMVLIGIEDNKPQAIAALRNATADLDNVKVCVLPTVYPTGGEKQLIKALTGQEVASGSLPIHQGIVMQNVASCFAIAEAVIHDTPLIKRVVTVSGQGLEKPQNVWAAIGTPVKDLITQCLPANVNGSQQAVIMGGPMMGFTLPTDMVPVVKTSNCVLVPASHELNLNNKEVECIRCGQCAEVCPSRLLPQELQWSAKAKDQSKLKALNLFDCIDCGACAYVCPSHIPLVHYYRIAKAEIRQQELQDLKAEKAKARFEARKARLEREKKAREEKQRKASEARRAAMNADSGEGASAKSAVAAALARVKAKKAQTDDAPQAPTNETQSVSPEKSRAAAAIARAKAKKAAKANQSASTSADTPQTEALTAAPSTETQANSNATAAPKNDRVAAAIARAKAKKAAKAESESLPTQSAESEVQASESSANKVVSDPETKDKANDKGNAKSDRVAAAIAKAKAKKAAKAAETSDSSTQNDATAEHEGDRQQPEDESSANSTDNKKAKIAAAIAKAKAKKQAQAKQADSNNIAEKAGDPRDADTGKQEDAPKLSTDALETVQAQESASPQEHAASEERMPPQDSAAAAKKQRIANAVAKAKAKKQAKQSSPSQDSASLVSEDVNTSAEQDDAGQQANTTDINTDNKLTSTSQTTAEVKINAPDSGNETDSEPVSAAEQKKARIAAAVAKAKAKKQQREESK; this comes from the coding sequence GTGCAAAATATTATTAGTCGAATCCAAAATAATCAGTTCTGGAAATTTCACGGTGGCGTGCACCCGCCAGAGCAAAAATTTCTGACGGCAGACAAGCCGATCAAGCCGCTACAACTACCAGAGCTATTAATTATCCCGGTACAGCAACACATTGGCGTGCCCGGCGATATTCAAATAAAAGTAGGCGATCATGTACTCAAAGGTGAACCGCTAACAGCGCCTAGTTCACCAATGGCGGTTCCCATTCACGCGCCGACAAGCGGCACGATTGAGAAAATTGCCTTACACGTTATTGCTCACCCTTCTGGGCTAAGCGAACTTTGTATTTTCCTCAAGCCAGATAATCTTGATAGCTGGCGAGAGCGTCACGTTTGTGAAGATTTCACAACACTTGAGCGCACTGACATTATCCAAAAAATTGCCAGTGCCGGCATCAGTGGCATGGGGGGTGCTGGCTTCCCAACGCACATCAAAGTAGACAGCAAACCCCACATTGATTTTCTGATTATCAATGCCGCTGAGTGTGAACCATACATCACTGCCGACGATTTATTGATGCGGGAGCAAACGGCAACCATCGTCGATGGTATTAATATCTTAAAGCACTTGTTAATCCCACGTATGGTGCTTATCGGCATTGAAGACAACAAACCACAAGCGATTGCAGCACTGCGCAATGCAACGGCAGATCTTGATAACGTGAAAGTGTGCGTGCTACCAACGGTTTACCCCACGGGTGGTGAAAAGCAATTGATCAAAGCGCTCACCGGGCAAGAAGTGGCAAGTGGCAGCCTGCCGATTCACCAAGGCATAGTGATGCAAAACGTGGCAAGCTGCTTTGCCATTGCCGAAGCCGTCATTCACGACACGCCGCTGATCAAACGTGTTGTTACCGTCTCTGGCCAAGGACTTGAAAAGCCACAAAATGTTTGGGCCGCCATTGGGACACCTGTCAAAGATTTGATTACCCAATGCCTTCCGGCAAACGTAAACGGCTCACAACAAGCCGTTATTATGGGTGGGCCAATGATGGGCTTTACCCTGCCAACAGACATGGTACCAGTCGTTAAAACATCTAACTGTGTGTTGGTGCCAGCAAGTCACGAATTGAACCTCAACAACAAAGAAGTTGAATGCATTCGTTGTGGTCAATGTGCAGAAGTGTGTCCAAGCCGATTACTGCCACAAGAATTACAATGGTCTGCCAAAGCCAAAGATCAAAGTAAATTAAAAGCGCTCAACCTTTTTGATTGTATCGATTGCGGTGCGTGTGCTTATGTATGCCCTAGTCATATACCACTAGTACACTACTACCGTATTGCCAAGGCAGAAATACGCCAGCAAGAACTGCAAGATTTAAAAGCAGAAAAAGCGAAAGCGCGTTTTGAAGCGCGCAAGGCAAGGCTAGAGCGCGAGAAAAAAGCGCGTGAAGAAAAACAGCGCAAGGCATCGGAAGCGCGCAGAGCAGCAATGAATGCGGATTCAGGTGAAGGCGCTTCAGCCAAGTCAGCTGTAGCAGCGGCACTTGCTCGTGTGAAAGCGAAAAAAGCACAAACGGATGATGCCCCGCAAGCGCCAACAAATGAAACCCAGTCAGTTAGCCCTGAGAAATCAAGAGCAGCTGCCGCCATCGCACGCGCCAAGGCAAAAAAAGCCGCTAAAGCAAACCAATCGGCAAGTACATCAGCTGATACACCTCAAACTGAGGCTTTAACTGCAGCACCAAGCACTGAAACCCAAGCCAATAGTAATGCGACTGCGGCTCCTAAAAACGATCGCGTTGCAGCGGCTATTGCCAGAGCGAAAGCCAAAAAAGCCGCTAAAGCCGAGAGTGAAAGCTTACCGACACAAAGCGCAGAGAGTGAAGTACAAGCGTCGGAAAGTTCAGCTAATAAGGTCGTTAGTGACCCTGAAACTAAAGATAAAGCTAACGATAAAGGCAACGCCAAAAGTGATCGCGTAGCGGCAGCTATTGCCAAAGCAAAAGCCAAGAAAGCTGCGAAAGCCGCTGAAACTAGTGACTCATCGACCCAAAATGACGCTACAGCTGAGCATGAGGGAGATAGACAACAACCTGAGGACGAAAGTTCAGCGAATAGCACTGATAATAAAAAGGCGAAAATTGCCGCGGCAATAGCGAAAGCCAAGGCTAAAAAGCAAGCACAAGCGAAGCAGGCCGATAGCAATAACATTGCTGAAAAAGCGGGCGACCCGCGTGACGCAGACACAGGCAAACAAGAAGATGCGCCAAAGCTGTCGACAGACGCGCTAGAGACAGTTCAAGCTCAAGAAAGTGCATCACCACAAGAGCATGCAGCATCAGAAGAGCGTATGCCACCACAAGACAGTGCAGCGGCTGCAAAAAAACAACGCATCGCCAACGCGGTAGCGAAAGCCAAAGCGAAAAAGCAGGCGAAGCAATCGTCACCATCTCAAGATAGTGCCTCTTTAGTAAGTGAAGACGTCAACACATCAGCAGAGCAAGACGATGCAGGCCAGCAAGCTAACACTACGGATATCAACACTGATAATAAGCTAACTTCAACTAGCCAAACTACTGCTGAAGTTAAAATAAACGCCCCTGATTCAGGTAATGAAACAGATAGTGAGCCAGTCAGTGCTGCTGAGCAGAAAAAAGCACGAATCGCCGCGGCAGTTGCCAAAGCCAAAGCAAAGAAGCAACAAAGAGAAGAGTCAAAGTAA
- the rsxD gene encoding electron transport complex subunit RsxD: MAFWIASSPHNHIQKQTSALMRLVILATIPGIAAQWYFFGWGNLIHIGLAVITALLCEFLVLSLRDKPINTELFDGSAILTAVLLGICLPAVAPWWISIIGAAFAILIVKQLYGGLGHNPFNPAMAAYVMLLISFPVQMTTWLPPAPLLSIEYSFNDTLWMIFTESTSLGYSAEQLRTHVDGFTMATPLDTLKTTIATGFTLAEAAKSPVFGEHFALGWEWVNLGFLAGGLLLLAKKAIPLSTPLSFLASLFVCSLIAHLISPDLNPSTMFYWLSGATMLGAFFIITDPVSGATSVKGRIAFGALAGALVFLIRKFGGYPDAVAFAVLLCNMAAPLIDVYTRPRTFGHQAGGNS; this comes from the coding sequence ATGGCATTTTGGATAGCAAGCTCCCCCCATAACCACATACAAAAGCAAACGTCAGCGCTAATGCGCTTGGTTATTCTCGCCACCATTCCTGGCATTGCGGCACAATGGTATTTTTTCGGCTGGGGTAACCTCATTCACATAGGCTTGGCAGTAATTACTGCCCTGTTGTGTGAGTTTTTAGTGTTATCACTGCGCGATAAACCAATTAACACTGAGCTCTTTGATGGCAGCGCCATTTTAACGGCAGTGTTATTGGGCATTTGTTTGCCCGCAGTCGCTCCTTGGTGGATTTCGATCATTGGCGCAGCATTCGCCATTCTGATCGTCAAGCAGCTTTATGGCGGACTGGGTCACAACCCGTTCAACCCTGCGATGGCGGCTTACGTGATGTTGTTAATATCTTTTCCTGTGCAAATGACCACCTGGTTACCGCCAGCACCACTGCTCTCAATTGAATACAGCTTCAATGATACCTTGTGGATGATTTTCACTGAAAGTACCAGCCTAGGCTACTCAGCCGAGCAGCTGCGTACCCACGTTGATGGCTTTACCATGGCAACGCCGTTAGATACGTTAAAAACGACGATTGCCACAGGCTTTACATTAGCAGAAGCAGCAAAATCGCCTGTCTTTGGCGAGCACTTTGCGCTTGGCTGGGAGTGGGTTAATTTAGGGTTTTTAGCTGGCGGCCTATTACTACTGGCTAAAAAAGCCATTCCCCTTTCGACACCATTAAGCTTTTTAGCGAGCTTATTTGTTTGCAGCCTAATCGCTCATTTAATTAGCCCAGATCTCAACCCTTCAACCATGTTTTACTGGTTATCGGGGGCAACAATGCTCGGTGCATTTTTCATCATCACCGACCCTGTTTCAGGTGCAACAAGTGTTAAAGGGCGTATAGCTTTTGGCGCCCTTGCCGGTGCCTTGGTGTTCTTAATCCGAAAATTTGGCGGCTATCCAGACGCCGTCGCGTTTGCTGTGTTGCTCTGTAATATGGCGGCACCGCTGATTGATGTTTACACTCGCCCGCGCACTTTCGGACATCAAGCAGGAGGCAACTCGTGA
- the rsxG gene encoding electron transport complex subunit RsxG, giving the protein MKLAITKNAKILALFAIACTAVVALTFELTKNRIKQQEQKQLLSTLHAVVPDDIHDNDMSQRCVSINDPLLGTDENQLAYLATQNDAPVAAAITSVAPDGYSGKIFLMVAMHIDGKLGAVRVLKHQETPGLGDKVEERKSDWIFSFDNRSQAELASSRWAVEKDGGMIDQFTGATITPRAVVKAVKNTTTYFEQHKATLFQRENACEVEQ; this is encoded by the coding sequence GTGAAACTAGCCATTACCAAGAACGCCAAAATTCTCGCGCTATTTGCGATTGCTTGTACTGCCGTTGTTGCCTTGACCTTTGAGCTAACGAAAAATCGCATTAAACAACAAGAGCAGAAACAACTCTTGAGCACACTGCACGCTGTAGTGCCTGATGATATTCACGACAATGACATGTCACAGCGCTGCGTTAGCATCAATGACCCGCTACTTGGCACCGATGAAAATCAGCTCGCTTATCTCGCAACCCAAAATGACGCCCCTGTGGCAGCAGCAATCACCAGCGTTGCACCTGATGGCTACAGCGGAAAAATATTCTTGATGGTCGCTATGCACATTGATGGCAAACTCGGCGCAGTACGTGTATTAAAGCATCAAGAAACACCTGGCTTAGGTGATAAAGTTGAAGAGCGAAAAAGCGATTGGATTTTCAGCTTCGACAACCGCAGCCAAGCTGAACTCGCGAGCAGCCGCTGGGCAGTGGAAAAAGACGGCGGCATGATTGATCAATTTACTGGGGCGACTATCACACCTCGCGCTGTGGTTAAAGCCGTTAAAAATACAACGACATACTTTGAGCAACACAAAGCCACACTATTTCAACGAGAAAATGCCTGTGAGGTTGAGCAGTGA
- a CDS encoding electron transport complex subunit E, whose translation MKLTQEYKELAWQGLWKNNPGLVQLLGLCPLLAVTSTVTNALGLGLATLLVLIGSNATVSAIRHWVPKEIRIPIFVLIIAAFVTCVQLLMNAFTYGIYESLGIFLPLIVTNCAIIGRAEAYASKNPIKQASFDGLMMGLGFAAVLVVLGAMRELLGQGTLFDGANLLFGEWATSLRIEVLHLDSQFLLAILPPGAFIGMGFLIAIKNYIDSQAAARQPAPEQQENIERVRVNFD comes from the coding sequence GTGAAATTAACGCAAGAATATAAAGAACTGGCATGGCAAGGCTTGTGGAAAAACAACCCAGGGCTTGTGCAATTATTGGGCCTGTGTCCGCTACTTGCCGTAACCTCAACGGTTACCAATGCGCTAGGTTTAGGACTGGCGACTTTGCTGGTATTGATCGGCTCTAACGCAACGGTATCAGCAATTCGACACTGGGTGCCAAAAGAAATACGCATCCCTATTTTCGTGTTGATCATTGCGGCTTTTGTAACCTGCGTTCAATTATTAATGAATGCTTTTACCTACGGTATTTACGAATCACTTGGTATTTTCTTACCACTGATTGTAACTAATTGCGCCATTATCGGCCGCGCGGAAGCATATGCCTCGAAAAACCCAATCAAGCAAGCGAGCTTTGACGGCCTGATGATGGGTCTTGGCTTTGCCGCTGTACTCGTTGTTTTGGGGGCAATGCGTGAATTACTAGGCCAAGGTACGTTATTTGACGGCGCAAACTTACTCTTTGGCGAATGGGCAACCAGCTTGCGCATTGAAGTATTGCACCTAGACAGTCAGTTTTTATTAGCCATTCTCCCCCCCGGTGCCTTTATTGGCATGGGCTTTCTAATCGCGATTAAAAACTATATTGATAGCCAAGCCGCAGCGCGCCAACCTGCACCAGAGCAACAAGAAAACATTGAGCGCGTGCGCGTCAACTTTGACTAG